A single window of Bordetella genomosp. 11 DNA harbors:
- a CDS encoding YaeQ family protein, translated as MALRATIYKADLNVADNDRRYYGSHAVTVARHPSETDERMMVRILAYALNADEALAFTKGLSDTDEPDVWRKDLTGAIELWIEVGQPDERRILKACGRAEQVLIYCYGGHASQIWWEGVRDRVARARNLKVINLPAQEAQALGALAERTMSLDLNVQDGEVFVTSDAGSVVVVPETWRE; from the coding sequence ATGGCATTACGCGCGACAATCTACAAAGCCGACCTGAATGTAGCGGATAACGACCGCCGCTATTACGGCAGCCATGCCGTCACCGTGGCCAGGCATCCGTCGGAGACCGACGAGCGCATGATGGTGCGCATCCTGGCCTATGCCCTGAACGCAGACGAGGCGCTGGCTTTCACGAAAGGCTTGAGCGACACCGACGAGCCCGACGTATGGCGCAAGGACCTGACCGGCGCCATCGAACTGTGGATCGAAGTCGGCCAGCCCGACGAACGCCGCATCCTGAAGGCCTGCGGCCGTGCGGAACAGGTGCTGATCTACTGCTACGGCGGCCATGCCAGCCAGATATGGTGGGAAGGCGTGCGCGACCGCGTCGCGCGAGCGCGCAACCTGAAAGTGATCAATTTGCCGGCGCAGGAAGCGCAGGCCTTGGGCGCGCTGGCCGAACGCACCATGTCGCTGGACCTGAACGTGCAGGACGGCGAAGTCTTCGTCACGTCGGACGCGGGCAGCGTCGTCGTCGTGCCGGAGACCTGGCGCGAATAA
- a CDS encoding MFS transporter: MQATHASSAPSRHAALFTIAAGALILSAAMGTRQTFGLFIGPFSYDRGLPITLVALAIAMHNLVWGFAQPIAGAVADRHGAARVVAFGSVVMAAGLALSAMAPSGPWLMVGMGLLVGIGISCTAFGVVLPAVGRIASPEKRSVALGWVSAGGSLGQVLMVPLAQAVREWSGLSMALYALAFLMLLAAPLGIVLDRRPGAGPMPSGTPAPPLRKVVALATRHRGYQLLTLGFFTCGFQLAFIATHLPQYLFLCHMPVGLGATALALIGLFNMVGSWACGWLGGRYRQHHVLGWLYLVRGAAILAFFLLPKSTVSVVCFAAVMGLTWLGTVPLTSGLVAKVFGTRHLGTLFGICFLSHQLGSFLGAWLGGLVFDLTGSYALLWQLTAAAGVFAALLHFPIDDKTVAEAPAAALARA, translated from the coding sequence ATGCAAGCCACCCACGCATCATCCGCCCCGTCCCGCCATGCAGCGCTATTCACCATCGCCGCCGGCGCGCTTATCCTGAGCGCGGCAATGGGCACGCGGCAGACTTTCGGCCTGTTCATCGGGCCGTTTTCCTACGATCGCGGCCTGCCCATCACGCTGGTCGCGCTGGCGATCGCCATGCACAACCTGGTGTGGGGCTTCGCGCAACCCATCGCCGGCGCCGTGGCGGACCGTCACGGCGCCGCCCGCGTGGTGGCATTCGGCAGCGTGGTGATGGCTGCCGGATTGGCCTTGTCCGCCATGGCGCCGTCGGGCCCCTGGCTGATGGTGGGCATGGGCTTGCTGGTCGGCATCGGTATCAGTTGCACGGCCTTCGGCGTTGTATTGCCCGCCGTCGGCCGCATCGCTTCCCCGGAAAAGCGCAGCGTGGCGTTGGGATGGGTAAGCGCGGGCGGATCCCTAGGGCAGGTGTTGATGGTGCCCCTGGCCCAGGCAGTGCGGGAATGGTCGGGGCTGTCGATGGCGCTATACGCGCTGGCGTTCCTGATGCTGCTGGCCGCGCCGCTGGGCATCGTGCTTGACCGGCGCCCCGGCGCGGGGCCGATGCCATCGGGGACGCCGGCCCCGCCCTTGCGCAAGGTCGTGGCGCTGGCGACGCGTCATCGCGGCTACCAGCTTCTGACCCTGGGCTTTTTCACCTGCGGCTTCCAGCTTGCCTTCATCGCGACGCACCTGCCGCAGTATCTGTTCCTGTGCCATATGCCGGTGGGCCTGGGCGCCACCGCGCTGGCCCTGATCGGCCTGTTCAATATGGTGGGCAGCTGGGCCTGCGGCTGGCTGGGCGGACGCTATCGGCAGCACCACGTGCTGGGCTGGCTGTACCTGGTACGCGGCGCGGCCATCCTGGCGTTTTTCCTATTGCCCAAAAGCACCGTATCGGTGGTGTGTTTCGCCGCGGTCATGGGATTGACCTGGCTGGGGACGGTGCCGTTGACCAGCGGGCTGGTCGCCAAGGTGTTCGGCACGCGCCACCTGGGCACGCTCTTCGGCATCTGCTTCCTGAGCCACCAGCTGGGATCCTTCCTGGGCGCGTGGCTGGGTGGCCTGGTCTTCGACCTGACGGGATCCTACGCGCTGCTGTGGCAATTGACTGCCGCCGCTGGAGTCTTCGCGGCCCTGCTGCACTTTCCGATCGACGACAAAACGGTGGCCGAAGCGCCCGCCGCCGCCCTGGCCCGCGCCTAG
- a CDS encoding chorismate--pyruvate lyase family protein: MKMLHPGSLGWMPLPPPSCTVTQKFWLFRPGALTAGLRQLGEFRLRVLAEYAQAAPVDEARAMRLRPGSPVWVREVLMSVDGVDGVVARSLTPLAASRGTWQGMRRLRSRPLADMLYHDRTVSRSAFECRRLAAGVPFYATARTVVAEAPGPWNRSDGKVVDIRHALHGRNATNSRDAVNRDARILARRSVFWRHDQPLLVAEGFLATFWQKAGHRRPA; encoded by the coding sequence ATGAAAATGCTCCATCCCGGCAGCCTAGGCTGGATGCCCCTGCCCCCGCCCTCCTGCACCGTCACCCAGAAATTCTGGCTTTTCCGCCCCGGCGCCCTGACCGCAGGCCTGCGCCAACTGGGCGAATTCCGCCTGCGTGTGCTGGCCGAATACGCCCAGGCCGCACCGGTCGACGAAGCGCGCGCCATGCGGCTGCGTCCAGGATCGCCGGTCTGGGTTCGCGAAGTCCTGATGTCCGTCGATGGCGTGGATGGCGTGGTCGCCCGCAGCCTGACGCCGCTGGCCGCCTCGCGCGGCACCTGGCAAGGCATGCGCCGGCTGCGCAGCCGGCCTTTGGCCGATATGCTGTACCACGATCGCACCGTGTCGCGGTCGGCGTTCGAATGCCGGCGGCTGGCGGCCGGCGTACCCTTCTACGCCACGGCGCGCACGGTCGTGGCCGAGGCGCCGGGACCGTGGAATCGTAGCGACGGCAAGGTGGTGGATATCCGCCACGCCCTGCATGGCCGCAACGCGACGAACAGCCGCGACGCCGTCAACCGGGATGCGCGCATACTCGCGCGCCGGTCGGTGTTCTGGCGCCATGACCAGCCCCTGCTGGTGGCCGAGGGATTCCTGGCGACGTTCTGGCAAAAGGCCGGCCATCGCCGGCCGGCCTGA
- the mdeB gene encoding alpha-ketoglutarate dehydrogenase codes for MAADGAGQDIDPQETAEWRDALASLVAAEGPGRAAFVLESLLAHAARLGVRGHGPVASAYLNTIPAGQEPPFPGDLRIEERIASINRWNALAMVVRANQAHGELGGHIASYASAADLFEVGFNHFWRAPVAGHGGDLVYMQPHSAPGVYARAFLEGFLGEADLAHFRREITAAEHGLRGLSSYPHPWLMPDFWQFPTGSMGIGPINAIYQARFMRYLEHRGLAAPSDRKVWGIFGDGEMDEPESVAALTLAARERLDNLVFVVNCNLQRLDGPVRGNGRIIDELETLYAGAGWNVIKLLWGGDWDPLLRRDTSGALARAFAHTVDGQFQTFAAKDGAYNRRQFFGRDPALAALVADWSDEAIDRLSRGGHDIFKIHAAYHRAVRHAGQPTVILAQTKKGYGMGEAGQGRMTTHQQKKLDVDALLAFRDRFALPIGDADCAALAFYRPAEDSAEMRYLRERRAALGGCVPRRRATAPSLDTPRVEQWGAFALAPGGKEMSSTMAIVRMLTALLKDPGIGARIVPIVADEARTFGMANLFRQVGIYSSQGQLYEPEDIGSVLHYREVRDGQILEEGITEAGALSSWIAAGTSYSVNGLPMLPFYIYYSMFGFQRVGDLIWAAADQRTRGFLVGATSGRTTLGGEGLQHQDGSSHIVAATIPNCRAYDPAYAYEVAVIVEAGLRRMLGEQRDEFYYLTVTNENLPQPDMPADPSAREGILRGMYRMHAADGTPVIRLVAAGAIVAEAAVAARRLRDEYGIAAEVWSATSFSELAREARAVERARLLGGDAAPSWIESQWGATPLPVVAASDYVRAVPEQIRAWVGAPYRTLGTDGFGRSDTRARLRDFFEVSADWQVLTALDLLGHADAARTLRARLVDDHRAVPPWER; via the coding sequence ATGGCTGCGGACGGTGCCGGCCAGGACATCGATCCCCAGGAAACCGCCGAATGGCGCGACGCGCTGGCGTCGTTGGTCGCGGCCGAGGGGCCGGGCCGCGCGGCCTTCGTGCTGGAATCGTTGCTGGCTCACGCCGCGCGGCTGGGCGTGCGTGGTCACGGTCCGGTTGCGTCGGCCTATCTGAATACCATTCCGGCCGGGCAGGAACCGCCGTTCCCCGGCGACCTGCGCATCGAGGAGCGCATCGCGTCCATCAATCGCTGGAACGCGCTGGCCATGGTGGTGCGGGCCAACCAGGCGCACGGCGAACTGGGCGGCCACATTGCCAGCTATGCATCGGCCGCGGATCTGTTCGAGGTCGGCTTCAACCATTTCTGGCGCGCGCCCGTCGCGGGCCACGGCGGGGACCTGGTCTACATGCAGCCGCATTCCGCGCCCGGCGTCTATGCACGCGCCTTCCTGGAGGGTTTCCTGGGCGAGGCGGACCTGGCGCATTTCCGCCGGGAAATCACCGCCGCCGAACATGGCCTGCGAGGGCTGTCTTCGTACCCGCATCCCTGGCTGATGCCGGATTTCTGGCAGTTCCCGACTGGGTCCATGGGCATCGGTCCGATCAATGCGATCTACCAGGCGCGCTTCATGCGCTATCTGGAACACCGGGGCCTGGCCGCCCCATCCGACCGCAAGGTGTGGGGCATCTTCGGGGACGGCGAAATGGACGAGCCCGAATCGGTTGCCGCGCTGACGCTGGCCGCGCGCGAGCGATTGGATAACCTGGTCTTCGTCGTCAACTGCAACCTGCAGCGCCTGGACGGACCGGTGCGCGGCAACGGCCGCATCATCGACGAGCTGGAAACGCTGTACGCGGGCGCGGGATGGAACGTCATCAAGCTGCTGTGGGGCGGCGATTGGGATCCGCTGCTGCGCCGCGATACCTCCGGCGCCCTGGCACGTGCTTTCGCGCATACCGTCGACGGCCAATTCCAGACGTTCGCCGCCAAGGACGGTGCCTACAACCGGCGTCAGTTCTTCGGCCGCGATCCGGCACTTGCCGCGCTGGTAGCCGATTGGTCGGACGAGGCGATCGACCGCCTGAGCCGCGGCGGCCACGATATCTTCAAGATCCATGCCGCCTACCATCGCGCGGTGCGGCATGCGGGGCAGCCCACCGTGATCCTGGCGCAAACGAAAAAGGGCTATGGCATGGGGGAGGCGGGCCAGGGCAGGATGACGACGCACCAGCAGAAGAAACTGGACGTCGACGCCTTGCTGGCGTTCCGCGATCGCTTCGCGCTGCCGATCGGCGATGCCGATTGCGCCGCCTTGGCCTTTTACCGGCCGGCCGAGGACAGCGCCGAAATGCGCTACCTGCGCGAACGCCGCGCGGCACTGGGCGGCTGCGTGCCACGCCGTCGGGCCACGGCGCCATCGCTTGATACGCCGCGCGTCGAACAGTGGGGCGCCTTCGCGCTGGCCCCAGGTGGCAAGGAGATGTCCAGCACCATGGCCATCGTCCGCATGCTGACTGCCTTGCTGAAAGACCCGGGCATCGGCGCGCGCATCGTGCCCATCGTGGCGGACGAGGCCCGTACCTTCGGCATGGCGAACCTGTTCCGGCAGGTCGGGATCTATTCCTCGCAAGGCCAGCTGTACGAGCCGGAAGACATCGGTTCCGTGCTGCATTACCGCGAGGTGCGCGACGGGCAGATCCTGGAAGAAGGCATCACCGAAGCCGGCGCCTTGTCGTCGTGGATCGCGGCCGGCACCAGCTATTCCGTCAACGGCCTGCCCATGCTGCCGTTCTATATCTACTACTCGATGTTCGGTTTCCAGCGCGTCGGCGACCTGATCTGGGCGGCTGCCGACCAGCGGACCCGGGGCTTCCTGGTCGGCGCCACGTCCGGGCGCACGACGCTGGGCGGGGAAGGGTTGCAACACCAGGATGGCAGCAGCCACATCGTGGCGGCGACCATTCCCAACTGCCGTGCCTACGATCCGGCCTATGCGTATGAAGTCGCGGTCATCGTCGAAGCCGGCCTGCGGCGCATGCTGGGCGAGCAACGTGACGAGTTCTACTACCTGACCGTCACCAACGAAAACCTGCCGCAGCCCGATATGCCGGCCGATCCGTCGGCCCGCGAAGGCATCCTGCGGGGGATGTATCGCATGCATGCGGCCGACGGTACGCCGGTCATCCGCCTCGTTGCCGCGGGTGCCATCGTGGCCGAGGCGGCCGTGGCCGCGCGCCGCCTGCGCGACGAATACGGTATCGCCGCCGAGGTCTGGAGCGCCACGAGCTTCTCGGAGCTGGCCCGCGAGGCGCGCGCCGTGGAGCGCGCGCGCCTGCTCGGCGGCGATGCCGCGCCTTCGTGGATCGAGAGTCAATGGGGCGCGACCCCGCTGCCCGTGGTGGCGGCCAGCGACTACGTGCGCGCCGTGCCCGAACAGATACGCGCCTGGGTCGGCGCGCCCTACAGGACGCTGGGCACGGACGGCTTCGGCCGCAGCGATACCCGCGCCCGCCTGCGCGATTTCTTCGAGGTCAGCGCGGACTGGCAGGTCTTGACCGCCCTGGACCTGCTGGGCCACGCCGACGCCGCCCGCACGCTGCGCGCGCGCCTGGTCGACGACCACCGCGCCGTTCCGCCCTGGGAACGCTGA
- a CDS encoding LysR family transcriptional regulator, with the protein MELFVEVARAKSFSRAALTLGMPKSTLSRQVAELESSLGVQLLSRTTRKVELTDAGSRYFERCQHIVAEARVADEEIQGLASTLAGPLRVNMPVDFGTDFLAESLMAFSRRYPDVTFHLDMAAPEHAGKVFQSCDVAIEIGELHSATRIARQLGSISAYLYASPAYLAACGMPRHPDDLAAHECMEFRATLSTRVTPWPLHRNGEHIEFHPGKRFSLNSAGMIRRLATLGAGIAVLSDVSASQEVAAGRLQRVLPDWEVGPFPVYAVTETRLLPVKTRIFVEFLTERLHREWSRGG; encoded by the coding sequence ATGGAGCTGTTTGTCGAGGTCGCGCGCGCCAAAAGTTTCAGCCGCGCGGCCTTGACGCTAGGCATGCCCAAGTCCACGCTGTCGCGCCAGGTGGCGGAACTCGAAAGCTCCCTGGGCGTGCAATTGCTCAGCCGCACTACCCGCAAGGTCGAACTGACCGACGCGGGGTCCCGCTACTTCGAACGCTGCCAGCACATCGTCGCCGAAGCGCGGGTCGCCGACGAGGAAATCCAGGGCCTGGCCAGCACCCTGGCCGGCCCGCTGCGAGTCAATATGCCCGTGGATTTCGGCACGGATTTTCTTGCCGAGTCCCTGATGGCGTTTTCCCGCCGCTACCCGGACGTCACCTTTCACCTGGACATGGCCGCGCCCGAACACGCGGGCAAGGTCTTCCAATCGTGCGACGTGGCCATCGAAATCGGCGAACTTCACTCGGCCACCCGCATCGCGCGCCAGCTCGGATCGATCTCGGCCTACCTGTATGCATCGCCGGCGTACCTGGCGGCATGCGGCATGCCGCGTCATCCGGATGACCTGGCCGCGCACGAATGCATGGAGTTCCGCGCGACGCTCAGTACCCGCGTTACCCCGTGGCCGCTACACCGGAACGGCGAGCATATCGAGTTTCATCCGGGAAAACGATTTTCGCTGAACTCTGCTGGCATGATACGGCGTCTGGCCACGCTGGGTGCCGGAATCGCGGTGCTGAGCGACGTCAGCGCCTCTCAGGAGGTAGCCGCGGGCCGCTTGCAGCGCGTGCTGCCGGATTGGGAGGTCGGGCCTTTCCCAGTGTACGCGGTCACCGAAACCCGTTTGCTACCCGTCAAGACCCGCATTTTCGTGGAGTTCCTGACCGAGCGCCTGCACCGCGAGTGGTCTAGAGGGGGGTGA
- a CDS encoding pseudouridine synthase: MEKVRISKLMSERGLCSRREADSYIERGWVRVDGEVVSELGAKAYPDQTITLERAAQAQQRERVTILIHKPMGYVSGQAEDGYQPAAALIDARSRAANDRSPVRFDRAHLRGLAVAGRLDIDSTGLLVLTQDGRIAKQLIGEDSGIEKEYLVRVQGRLDDRGLALLNHGLSLDGKALRPAKVAWQNDDQLRFILKEGKKRQIRRMCELVGLKVVGLKRVRIGRVMLGDLKPGQWRYLRPDERF; this comes from the coding sequence ATGGAAAAAGTACGTATCTCCAAGCTCATGTCGGAACGCGGCCTGTGTTCCCGGCGCGAGGCCGACAGCTATATCGAGCGCGGCTGGGTGCGCGTGGACGGCGAAGTGGTGTCCGAACTCGGCGCCAAGGCGTATCCCGACCAGACCATTACGCTGGAGCGCGCGGCGCAGGCGCAGCAGCGCGAGCGCGTCACCATCCTCATCCACAAGCCCATGGGCTATGTGTCCGGGCAGGCCGAAGACGGCTACCAGCCCGCGGCCGCCCTGATCGATGCCCGTTCGCGCGCGGCCAACGATCGTTCCCCGGTGCGCTTCGACCGCGCCCATCTGCGCGGCCTCGCGGTGGCGGGACGGCTCGACATCGATTCGACCGGCCTGCTGGTGCTGACACAGGATGGCCGTATCGCCAAGCAATTGATCGGCGAGGATTCCGGCATCGAAAAGGAATACCTCGTGCGCGTCCAGGGGCGCCTGGACGACCGCGGGCTGGCGCTGCTCAATCACGGCCTGTCGCTGGACGGCAAGGCGCTGCGCCCCGCCAAGGTGGCCTGGCAGAACGACGACCAGTTGCGCTTCATCCTGAAGGAAGGCAAGAAGCGGCAGATCCGCCGCATGTGCGAACTGGTCGGGCTGAAGGTGGTGGGGCTGAAGCGGGTGCGTATCGGCCGTGTGATGCTGGGCGACCTGAAGCCAGGCCAATGGCGTTATCTGCGCCCGGACGAGCGGTTCTAG
- a CDS encoding LysR substrate-binding domain-containing protein gives MPLRLPPLSPLRFFEAAGRLQSFRLAAAELKVTPSAVSHGIAGLEEYLGVQLFDRGPRGLSLTPAGADYLAYVSEALAVLAVGTRRLPAPRARPGLSLTCAPTFASRWLVPRLAAFRARWPDVDVSLDTSPRQAGFPTDGFDFAIRMSRTAAAGPAWTRLFAERLVPLCSPAYRDSLCGPGGDADLRRAVLIHVPAASEEWQDWLQATGLENMEPAGTMRVDRLDLAFEAAVAGLGVALGRRPLVDDEIAAGTLVAAGPTIDAETAYWLVARDGADQEPALAGFRLWLLDEMSGSVRT, from the coding sequence ATGCCATTGCGTCTTCCGCCTTTGTCGCCGCTGCGCTTTTTCGAAGCCGCCGGACGGCTGCAGAGCTTCAGGCTTGCCGCCGCCGAACTGAAGGTCACGCCCAGCGCCGTCAGCCACGGCATCGCCGGCCTGGAGGAATACCTGGGGGTACAGCTCTTCGACCGCGGCCCGCGCGGACTCTCGCTGACACCGGCCGGCGCGGATTACCTGGCCTACGTCTCCGAGGCCCTCGCGGTGCTCGCGGTCGGCACGCGGCGGCTGCCGGCGCCACGCGCCAGACCAGGCTTGTCCCTGACGTGCGCGCCCACGTTCGCTTCGCGCTGGCTGGTGCCGCGCCTGGCGGCGTTCCGCGCGCGCTGGCCGGATGTCGACGTGTCGCTGGATACCTCGCCGCGCCAGGCAGGCTTTCCCACCGATGGCTTCGATTTCGCCATACGCATGAGCCGCACCGCGGCGGCCGGCCCGGCGTGGACGCGGCTTTTCGCGGAACGCCTGGTACCGCTGTGCAGTCCGGCCTACCGGGACAGCCTGTGCGGACCCGGCGGCGACGCCGATCTGCGGCGAGCCGTCCTGATCCACGTCCCCGCGGCCAGCGAGGAATGGCAGGACTGGTTGCAGGCCACGGGACTCGAAAACATGGAGCCAGCCGGCACAATGCGGGTCGACCGGCTGGATCTGGCCTTCGAAGCGGCGGTGGCGGGCCTGGGCGTGGCACTGGGCAGGCGGCCGCTCGTGGATGACGAAATCGCGGCCGGTACGCTGGTAGCGGCAGGGCCTACCATCGATGCCGAAACGGCCTATTGGCTGGTCGCGCGCGATGGCGCCGACCAGGAGCCCGCGCTGGCCGGCTTTCGACTATGGCTGCTCGACGAGATGTCCGGAAGCGTCAGAACATGA
- a CDS encoding efflux RND transporter periplasmic adaptor subunit, producing the protein MNKKTAGRVAAVAAIGLLAFTLAACGKKDNAAAAPAKPTVGVVTLKTEPVSLTTELPGRTSPFRVAEVRPQVNGIVLKRLFIEGGTVKAGQQLYQIDPALYQATLDSQRAALARAEAQVKTATLLAERYKPLTETRAISRQTYDDAVAARDQAKADVLSAKAAVDTARINLVYTKVLSPIDGIIGRSAVTEGALVTANQTTALAAVQQIDPIYVDVVQSSVQLLRLQDELAKGQIKRAAGEQAAQVTLTLEDGTQYNHDGKLQFSEVTVDQSTGSVTLRAVFPNPEHRLLPGMFVRAKLVDGVATQGLLVPQRGVSRNQRGTPIAYVVDEQGKIQVRDLTTDRAIGSDWLVTSGLKAGDKVVVEGLQTIRPGMEVAPHEVAAQPATTAAAPATPAQ; encoded by the coding sequence ATGAATAAGAAGACTGCCGGGCGCGTGGCCGCGGTGGCCGCTATCGGCTTGCTCGCGTTCACGCTCGCCGCCTGCGGAAAGAAGGACAACGCGGCCGCTGCCCCCGCCAAGCCGACCGTCGGGGTGGTTACCCTCAAGACGGAGCCCGTCTCGCTGACGACGGAACTGCCGGGCCGCACCTCGCCGTTCCGGGTGGCCGAGGTCCGGCCGCAGGTCAACGGTATCGTGCTCAAGCGGCTGTTCATCGAGGGCGGCACGGTCAAGGCGGGGCAGCAGCTTTACCAGATCGACCCGGCCTTGTACCAGGCCACGCTGGACAGCCAGCGCGCCGCGCTGGCTCGCGCCGAAGCCCAGGTCAAGACCGCGACGCTGCTGGCCGAACGCTACAAGCCGCTGACGGAAACCCGCGCGATCAGCCGCCAGACCTACGACGACGCCGTCGCCGCGCGCGACCAGGCCAAGGCCGATGTACTGTCCGCCAAGGCGGCGGTCGATACCGCGCGCATCAACCTGGTCTATACCAAGGTGCTGTCGCCCATCGACGGCATCATCGGTCGTTCCGCCGTCACGGAAGGCGCGTTGGTCACCGCCAACCAGACCACTGCCCTGGCCGCCGTCCAGCAGATCGATCCGATCTACGTGGACGTCGTGCAATCCAGCGTGCAATTGCTGCGCCTGCAGGACGAACTGGCCAAGGGGCAGATCAAGCGCGCAGCCGGCGAGCAGGCGGCCCAGGTCACGCTGACGCTGGAAGACGGTACGCAGTACAACCACGACGGCAAGCTGCAGTTTTCCGAGGTGACGGTGGACCAGAGCACCGGCTCGGTCACGCTGCGCGCGGTCTTCCCGAATCCCGAGCACCGGCTGCTGCCTGGCATGTTCGTGCGCGCCAAGCTGGTGGACGGCGTCGCCACCCAGGGGTTGCTGGTGCCCCAGCGCGGCGTCTCGCGCAACCAGCGCGGCACGCCCATCGCCTACGTGGTGGACGAGCAGGGCAAGATCCAGGTCCGCGACCTGACCACGGACCGCGCCATCGGTTCGGACTGGCTCGTCACCAGCGGCCTGAAGGCCGGCGACAAGGTCGTGGTAGAGGGCCTGCAGACGATACGCCCCGGCATGGAGGTGGCGCCTCATGAGGTCGCCGCACAGCCGGCGACCACCGCGGCGGCCCCGGCCACCCCGGCGCAATAA
- a CDS encoding Lrp/AsnC family transcriptional regulator, with protein sequence MPTSPLDTIDRRILEVLQTDANITNVELARRVHLSPSPCLARVKALEAAGVIRRYVALADPLMLGLSLNVFIQVSLEKQVEAELERFQQAMAAYPEVMECYLMTGDADYLLRVVVPDMRGLERFIVSHLSRIPGVKNIRSGFALKQVKYQTALPLPEPGA encoded by the coding sequence ATGCCGACCTCGCCCCTGGACACCATAGACCGCCGCATTCTGGAAGTGCTGCAGACCGACGCGAACATCACCAACGTGGAGCTGGCGCGCCGCGTGCATTTGTCGCCTTCCCCCTGCCTGGCCCGCGTGAAAGCGCTGGAAGCCGCCGGCGTGATCCGCCGTTACGTCGCCCTGGCCGACCCGCTGATGCTGGGGCTGAGCCTGAACGTATTCATCCAGGTCAGCCTGGAAAAGCAGGTCGAAGCGGAACTCGAACGCTTCCAGCAGGCGATGGCGGCCTATCCGGAAGTCATGGAGTGCTATCTGATGACGGGCGACGCCGATTACCTGCTGCGTGTCGTGGTGCCCGATATGCGGGGACTGGAGCGCTTCATCGTCAGCCACCTGTCGCGGATACCCGGGGTCAAGAACATCCGCTCCGGTTTCGCGCTGAAGCAGGTCAAGTACCAGACCGCGCTGCCGCTGCCCGAACCCGGCGCCTGA